The sequence below is a genomic window from Sphingobacterium sp. ML3W.
CCCTTTATCTTTTGCAAATACAGCATTCATAACAGATTCAACTTTATCCAATCGTACTAGATCAAACCAACGTTGGCCTTCGAAAGCCAGTTCCAACCGACGTTCTTTTAACAAAGCATCCAACATGCGTTCCTTGCTTGCACGAGTGGCATTGTCCAGTGCAGGAAGTTTTACGCGATTACGTACACGATCGATAATGCTTGCCGCTTCCATTAAATTGGGACTTGCTTGCATAATCAGCGCCTCTGCTTTCAACAATAATAGATCGGCATAGCGCAGCTTAACAATACTGCTCATTCCTGAGCGCAGCTTAAACATAAATGGGTAATGAGATGCGGGATAGTAATTACTCCAAGTAGCCACATAGTAGACGATGGACTGATCCATTCGGATTTGATCACCTTCATTTTGATACGTTTGTATTAGGTCACGCGAGGGAGTCACCCATTTGGCCCAGGTAAAACTATTATCATAATTGGATAGGTCACGACCAAACATCCAAGTGGCCCAATTACCTGATCCTGGCATAAATTGCGCCTCTAAGATTGACTCTTTTGTATTACGCTGTTCCAGATCTGAATTTGCGGCGTTAAGCGCATATAGGTCCGAATAATTAGTATTAAGATCAAACCCGTCAGCAGCAAGAGCATCAACATACTGGATAACTTTAGCATAGTCACGAATCGGTTTTTCAGCATATATTTTCGCTAACATCGCCTTGGCAACTGACTTTGTAAATCTCGTTTTATCGGAGACTGAATTACTAGGAGCATCTACCAATGCTTCCAATAAATCCTTTTCGATCTGCAGATATGCTTCCTCCTCTGTATTTTGAAAAGGAAAATACTGTGGATAAACCTCTTCAATATTTTCTGATGTAATATCACCAGCCTGCGTCGTGATGACAGGAATAGATCCAAAAAGACGAACCATATCAAACATCGCCAAAGCTCGGAATATTTTAGCTTGTGCCTTATACGACTTGATCTGCGAATCACTGACCGACTTATCCGCCACACTATCAATATTGATGATCAATCGATTGGCTCGAGCGATATCCTCTAAATATCTAGCCCAATCACGATCTATAACTGAATTTGAGCCCTCAATCGAGTTATTTTCAAAAGGCAATACCTCTGCCCCCGTTGTTCCTGCATAGGCGTTATCTGCATGCGACTCGGAGATGAGCAACAAGTCCATATACCAATGTTCTTGTCGATCACGCATTTGTTGATAAATACCCGTTAAGAAGTTATCAACTTCACTCTTATTCTTAAAAACAATCTGAGATCCTGTTTCGGTTTTACCTTGCGATTCATCCGAATAACCATCAAGCGGGTCACGATTTAAAGAACATGAAGAGACTAATATTCCTATTGACAATAAGAATATGAGTGGATTTCTATATATATTATTCATCACAATTCAATTAAAATTCTACATTTACCCCAATTACAAACGATCTACTTTGTGGATAAGTTCCCCAATCTATGCCCTGTATCCGGCCAGAGTTTCCATACTGATTGACCTCAGGATCCATACCCGAATATTTCGTCCATGTCAGCAGATTACTAGCAGATAAGTATGGTTGTATTTTTTGTATCCCAATACGTTTTAACCTTTCAGGAGCAATAGCATAACCGAGTGAGATATTTTTCAATCTCAAATAACTACCATCTTCAATAAAATAAGTAGAGTTTTTCATATCAAATCCAGCTTTAGGTACGTCGGTTATCTGACCAGGGACTCTCCAACGATCTAATACAACGGAGGTCTGATTGCGACCATCATACATACCTTCAGTTTCCATACGGCTCGCATTAAAGACATCATTTCCATAGGTTCCCTGGATGAAAATACTTAAATCGAAATTTTTCCATGAAAAGCTATTGGTCATCCCATAAGTGAATTTGGGATTTGGATCTCCAATGTAGGTACGATCAGATGATGAAATTTTATCATCACCATTCAAATCACGATAGATTAGCTCCCCTGTCTCCGGATTGACGCCGTCACTGATATAACCAAAGAATCCACCCAAGGCACGTCCAGGTTCATTTCTAACCGCATAATCGTGTACGTTATCATTGGTCATGGCATCGTTATATATTTTTTTCAGCACTAACTTATCAAGGCGATTCTTATTAAATGAAATATTAAAATCGGTGTTCCACGTGAATTGTCCAATAAGATTTTTTGAACCAAGTGCAATCTCAAGGCCCTTATTTGTCATTTCTCCCTCATTCCGCTTAATTACACTAGCTGCTGCTGAACCCGCAGGTAAAGAAACCTCCATCAACATAT
It includes:
- a CDS encoding RagB/SusD family nutrient uptake outer membrane protein, with the translated sequence MNNIYRNPLIFLLSIGILVSSCSLNRDPLDGYSDESQGKTETGSQIVFKNKSEVDNFLTGIYQQMRDRQEHWYMDLLLISESHADNAYAGTTGAEVLPFENNSIEGSNSVIDRDWARYLEDIARANRLIINIDSVADKSVSDSQIKSYKAQAKIFRALAMFDMVRLFGSIPVITTQAGDITSENIEEVYPQYFPFQNTEEEAYLQIEKDLLEALVDAPSNSVSDKTRFTKSVAKAMLAKIYAEKPIRDYAKVIQYVDALAADGFDLNTNYSDLYALNAANSDLEQRNTKESILEAQFMPGSGNWATWMFGRDLSNYDNSFTWAKWVTPSRDLIQTYQNEGDQIRMDQSIVYYVATWSNYYPASHYPFMFKLRSGMSSIVKLRYADLLLLKAEALIMQASPNLMEAASIIDRVRNRVKLPALDNATRASKERMLDALLKERRLELAFEGQRWFDLVRLDKVESVMNAVFAKDKGRKAQVYPFNQYSYRLPVPQAKIDENPNLVQNLGY